The proteins below are encoded in one region of Buttiauxella gaviniae:
- the hofC gene encoding protein transport protein HofC, whose product MAKFLLWHWKAIDARGQIQQGMLLADDAPSASEQLFHADLQLLNLRKTSHTRRGCWHIQQKIDVFRQLATLLQAGISLSDGLLLIAQQHPFDEWRALLKEIEKQVSNGTPFSSALKKWPKIFPALFIALIHIGELTGKLDECCKRLAEQQEKLYRLRKKVVKALRYPLFIMVVALLVTIGMMGFVLPEFANIYRSFNAPLPTITVAIMAVSNWVTSQGPVYFLAILLACACGYFLRQKKPHWQEYEQNLLLRIPLIAPLWRGQILSQIYTTLSLSQQAGIPLLQGLEAVEATLTQLLWKKVISQISVDVTQGIPFWQTLSKSGRFTPLCCQLVRIGEESGALDLMLEKLSTWHHNNTEELADNLAAALEPIMMLVVGGIIGTLVIAMYLPIFQLGDAMSAG is encoded by the coding sequence ATGGCTAAGTTTTTACTCTGGCACTGGAAAGCTATTGATGCACGTGGGCAAATACAGCAAGGAATGTTGCTGGCAGACGATGCACCCTCTGCCAGCGAGCAATTATTCCATGCCGATCTACAACTTTTGAATCTGCGAAAAACCTCCCATACGCGTCGGGGCTGCTGGCATATTCAGCAAAAAATAGATGTATTCCGCCAGCTCGCCACGCTACTTCAGGCGGGAATTTCATTATCAGACGGGCTGTTGCTTATTGCACAGCAACATCCGTTTGATGAATGGCGCGCCCTGCTAAAAGAGATCGAAAAACAGGTTTCTAACGGCACGCCTTTCTCCAGTGCTTTAAAAAAATGGCCAAAGATTTTTCCTGCGCTGTTTATTGCTCTGATTCATATCGGTGAGTTAACAGGAAAGCTGGATGAGTGCTGTAAAAGGCTCGCAGAACAACAAGAAAAACTCTACCGGTTACGAAAAAAGGTCGTAAAAGCGCTACGTTACCCGCTATTTATTATGGTCGTAGCCCTACTTGTGACGATTGGGATGATGGGGTTTGTGCTGCCAGAATTTGCCAATATTTATCGCTCTTTTAACGCGCCATTACCTACGATTACCGTGGCTATAATGGCCGTTTCAAACTGGGTCACATCACAAGGACCTGTCTACTTTCTGGCTATTCTTCTCGCCTGCGCCTGCGGCTATTTTCTCCGGCAAAAAAAACCTCACTGGCAGGAGTACGAGCAGAATCTGCTGCTACGCATTCCTCTGATTGCTCCGCTGTGGCGAGGGCAAATTCTCAGTCAAATCTATACCACGTTGTCACTTTCTCAGCAGGCGGGGATCCCTTTATTGCAAGGGCTTGAGGCGGTCGAAGCAACGCTTACACAATTGCTGTGGAAGAAAGTGATTTCGCAAATCAGCGTCGATGTGACACAAGGAATACCGTTTTGGCAGACGCTTTCTAAAAGCGGGCGCTTCACGCCGTTGTGTTGCCAACTGGTGCGGATTGGAGAAGAGTCAGGCGCTTTGGATCTGATGCTGGAGAAACTATCAACCTGGCATCATAACAATACGGAGGAGCTGGCAGATAACCTTGCCGCAGCGCTGGAGCCGATAATGATGTTAGTCGTAGGGGGGATAATTGGGACGCTGGTCATAGCGATGTATCTGCCTATTTTCCAGCTTGGAGATGCGATGAGCGCGGGATAA
- the gspE gene encoding type II secretion system protein GspE — protein MVNQQILALCNQYQAILLSEEPVLHIAIAPNPPAQFFEALRFLSDKTVNVEYWPAEQLEKARHSQGSTGKDEPQDLHLAPVVQLLQETLRKAIQLRASDIHFEPVEQGYQIRFRVDGVLQLQPLLPAPLAAPLTARLKVLGNLDIAERRLPQDGQIEIEVEKQTCSFRISTLPVYHGEKVVLRLMTQTAQTFELSELGMSADDCAHFQSALTNPQGMILVTGPTGSGKTITLYSALKILNQVSSNLCSVEDPIEIPMHGLNQTQINTKAGLSFQNVLRALLRQDPDIIMVGEIRDGDTAEIAIKAAQTGHLVLSTLHTNSTAETVVRLEQMGVERWMLASALNMVVAQRLVRKLCPHCKQQLADDIILPKTMWANALPRWQAVGCERCYGGFYGRSALFEILLIGPALQSAITQGLPAHEIEALARQNGMVTLFESGCRAVEQGLTTQEELYRVLGVPHG, from the coding sequence ATGGTCAATCAGCAGATCCTCGCACTGTGCAACCAGTATCAGGCGATATTGCTATCTGAAGAGCCCGTCCTGCACATTGCCATCGCGCCAAATCCACCCGCACAATTCTTTGAAGCATTGCGTTTTCTCTCTGATAAAACCGTCAATGTTGAATACTGGCCAGCCGAACAGTTGGAAAAAGCACGGCACTCTCAGGGATCTACAGGTAAAGATGAACCGCAAGATCTGCACCTCGCGCCGGTGGTTCAACTCCTGCAAGAAACCCTTCGCAAAGCGATCCAACTGCGTGCGTCAGACATTCACTTCGAACCCGTAGAGCAAGGCTACCAGATTCGTTTTCGCGTTGATGGCGTGCTGCAACTTCAACCCCTGCTGCCCGCTCCTCTGGCTGCTCCGTTAACCGCCCGCCTGAAAGTATTGGGGAATTTGGATATTGCTGAGCGCCGCCTGCCGCAGGACGGGCAAATAGAAATTGAAGTCGAAAAGCAGACCTGCTCATTTCGCATCTCAACTTTACCGGTGTATCACGGAGAAAAGGTCGTCCTACGCTTGATGACCCAGACGGCACAAACATTTGAGCTATCAGAATTAGGGATGTCAGCAGACGATTGCGCCCACTTCCAAAGCGCTCTGACGAATCCACAAGGCATGATTCTGGTCACAGGCCCTACCGGTAGCGGAAAAACTATCACGCTTTATAGCGCACTCAAGATTCTCAACCAGGTTTCCAGCAATCTTTGTAGTGTCGAAGATCCCATTGAAATTCCCATGCATGGGCTTAATCAAACGCAAATAAATACCAAAGCCGGGCTGAGTTTTCAGAATGTGCTTCGTGCGTTACTGCGCCAGGATCCGGACATCATCATGGTCGGTGAAATTCGCGACGGCGATACAGCAGAAATCGCCATCAAAGCTGCGCAAACCGGGCATCTCGTGCTTTCAACATTGCATACGAACTCAACGGCCGAAACCGTCGTCCGATTAGAACAAATGGGCGTAGAACGGTGGATGTTAGCATCGGCCTTAAACATGGTCGTTGCTCAACGTCTGGTTCGTAAGCTCTGCCCACACTGCAAACAGCAACTCGCGGATGACATTATCCTTCCCAAAACAATGTGGGCTAACGCACTTCCCCGCTGGCAGGCCGTCGGCTGCGAACGCTGTTACGGTGGTTTCTATGGGCGAAGCGCCTTATTTGAAATTTTGCTAATTGGGCCAGCGTTGCAATCAGCCATTACCCAAGGCCTACCCGCTCACGAAATTGAAGCCCTGGCGCGTCAAAATGGAATGGTGACGTTATTTGAAAGCGGCTGCCGGGCCGTTGAACAAGGACTCACGACACAGGAAGAGCTGTATCGAGTGCTTGGGGTACCGCATGGCTAA
- the ppdD gene encoding prepilin peptidase-dependent pilin, translating to MNKQQGFTLIELMVVIGIIAILSAIGIPAYQNYLRKAALTDMLQTFIPYRTAIELCAIERGGISACDAGSNGIPSPKTTRYVSGMSIEQGVVTLTGQESLNGLTVSLSPQWSDAEGVEGWSRTCAASANSSLKQSCEEVFRFENSQTGN from the coding sequence ATGAACAAACAACAAGGATTCACACTTATTGAGCTGATGGTGGTCATCGGCATTATTGCAATTCTTAGCGCGATTGGTATTCCGGCTTATCAAAATTATCTGCGTAAAGCGGCACTTACCGACATGCTACAAACCTTTATCCCTTACCGTACAGCCATTGAACTTTGTGCCATTGAACGCGGAGGCATTAGCGCATGCGATGCGGGAAGCAATGGTATTCCTTCCCCCAAAACGACTCGCTACGTCAGCGGAATGAGCATCGAACAAGGTGTTGTTACGCTCACTGGGCAAGAAAGTCTCAATGGGCTCACCGTCTCTCTGTCCCCGCAGTGGAGTGATGCCGAAGGCGTTGAAGGCTGGTCTCGGACGTGCGCCGCCTCAGCTAATAGTTCGCTTAAACAATCCTGCGAAGAAGTCTTCCGTTTTGAAAATAGCCAGACGGGAAACTAA
- the nadC gene encoding carboxylating nicotinate-nucleotide diphosphorylase → MPPRRYNPDRRRDELLERINLDIPQSVSQALREDLGGDVDPNNDITAQLLPEGHRSHAVVITREDGVFCGKRWVEEVFIQLGGDVNVTWHVEDGQTVVADQPLFELQGPSRVLLTGERTALNFVQTLSGVASEVRTYVDLLTGTRTQLLDTRKTLPGLRTALKYAVLCGGGSNHRLGLSDAFLIKENHIISSGSIRQAVEKAFWFHPDVPVEVEVESLDELEQALHAGADIIMLDNFNVEDMRQAVATTNGKAQLEVSGNVTKETLREFAETGVDFISVGALTKHIRALDLSMRFR, encoded by the coding sequence ATGCCACCTCGCCGTTATAACCCAGACCGCCGACGTGACGAACTTCTCGAACGCATCAACCTTGATATTCCCCAGTCAGTTTCTCAGGCTTTACGCGAAGATCTCGGTGGCGATGTCGATCCTAATAACGATATTACCGCGCAGTTACTGCCTGAAGGGCATCGTTCGCATGCCGTTGTAATCACTCGCGAAGATGGCGTGTTCTGCGGAAAACGTTGGGTTGAAGAGGTCTTTATCCAACTGGGTGGGGACGTTAACGTCACCTGGCATGTAGAAGACGGTCAAACCGTCGTCGCTGACCAACCGTTGTTTGAACTCCAGGGCCCTTCACGAGTGCTGCTCACTGGCGAACGCACAGCGCTTAACTTCGTGCAAACGCTATCAGGCGTTGCCAGCGAAGTGCGTACTTATGTTGATCTGCTCACAGGGACCAGAACGCAACTGCTGGACACGCGTAAAACGCTGCCGGGTCTGCGTACGGCACTGAAATATGCAGTTTTGTGCGGCGGCGGCAGTAACCACCGTTTAGGTCTTTCAGACGCTTTCCTGATTAAAGAAAACCACATCATTTCTTCCGGCTCAATTCGCCAGGCGGTAGAAAAAGCCTTTTGGTTTCATCCGGATGTGCCGGTTGAAGTTGAAGTGGAATCACTTGATGAGTTGGAACAGGCGCTACACGCTGGCGCAGACATAATCATGCTCGATAATTTTAACGTCGAAGATATGCGTCAGGCCGTAGCCACCACCAACGGTAAAGCACAGCTAGAAGTTTCAGGTAACGTCACGAAAGAAACCCTGCGTGAATTTGCCGAAACCGGCGTTGACTTTATTTCCGTTGGCGCGCTGACAAAACACATTCGCGCCCTCGATCTCTCCATGCGCTTCCGCTAA